The following proteins are co-located in the Apium graveolens cultivar Ventura chromosome 5, ASM990537v1, whole genome shotgun sequence genome:
- the LOC141659104 gene encoding calmodulin-binding transcription activator 6-like isoform X1: MEGSGLLVGSEIHGFHTMEELDIGKVTEEAKSRWLRPNEIHAILCNHKYFTIYVKPVNLPPGGMMVLFDRKMLRNFRKDGHNWKKKKDGKTVKEAHEHLKVGNDEKIHVYYAHGEDNPTFVRRCYWLLDKRLENIVLVHYRDTQEVTSAPSRGIGTCNIESQGSPSTPINSNSCSILSEPSVSQLLSEESDSVVDQVYYASEKAHLDPNESIQDHEFRIHEINTLEWDELVVPENHNQLIAPDAGNISSFEQQNQYERSCYTSNEALFENGSSLQFSPLSGDIYSAQNNSLRNFSDLVAGNNSDHFSISSNVYSKIVDGQLNPCLRRNSSKPVTSDSIDTINKDGLQSEDSFGRWMTSVMTDSPDSVLTGDQNQDSSISTNQKMSTSVDHYEPSLCEQIFSITDISPTSALTTEESKILVVGYFHEAHSPFGKSNLLLVIGDECVPAELVQPGVYRSFVSPHKAGLVDLYLSFEGQKPISQVVNFEYKSPLTEKLINLSDDQPKWVEFQNQMRLAHLLFSTSKRLGTYSTILSQNALKEAKLFAQKTSHIGNDWASFLKHIRDNRLSFPQAKDNLFELTLQNRLREWLLERIAERCKVADYDDQGQGVIHLCAILGYKWAIYQFLLSGLSLDYRDKFGWTALHWAASCGREDMVATLLSVGAKPNLVTDPTSENPGGCTAADLASKHGYDGLAAYLAEKGLLQHFADMTIAGNVSGSLQITATNPTSPGIFTEEELHLKDTLAAYRTAADAAARIQAAFREQSLKVQANAVKFSNPEDEARNIIAAMKIQQAYRNHGTRKKMLAAVQIQHRFRTWKMRRDFLKLRRHTIKIQAAYRGFQERRQYRKIIFAVGVVEKAILRWRMKGKGFRGLQVPGEATKDLEQEGEVEEFFKASRKQAEERIERSVIRVQAMFRSKRAQEDYRRMKLAHNKATLEYEGLLNTDTEMG; encoded by the exons ATGGAAGGTTCTGGACTTCTTGTTGGCTCCGAGATTCATGGTTTTCATACCATGGAAG AACTGGATATTGGTAAAGTAACGGAGGAAGCTAAGTCAAGATGGCTTCGACCGAATGAGATTCATGCAATACTTTGTAACCACAAGTATTTCACCATCTATGTTAAGCCAGTAAACCTACCTCCAG GTGGCATGATGGTATTGTTTGACCGCAAGATGCTTAGGAACTTTCGAAAAGATGGGCATAACTGGAAGAAGAAAAAAGATGGAAAGACTGTTAAAGAAGCACATGAACACTTAAAA GTTGGTAATGACGAAAAAATTCATGTATACTATGCACACGGAGAAGATAACCCAACTTTTGTTCGCAGATGCTATTGGCTACTTGATAA GAGATTGGAAAATATTGTACTTGTACACTATCGTGACACTCAAGAG gTAACTTCAGCTCCAAGTAGAGGCATTGGGACCTGCAATATTGAG TCACAGGGTTCACCTTCCACACCAATAAACTCCAACTCTTGCTCAATCCTTTCTGAGCCATCTGTTTCTCAGCTTTTGTCAGAAGAATCTGATTCTGTTGTTGATCAAGTATACTATGCAAGCGAAAAAGCACATCTAG ATCCCAACGAGAGCATCCAAGATCATGAATTTAGAATTCACGAAATTAATACGCTCGAATGGGATGAACTTGTGGTACCAGAAAATCACAACCAGTTGATTGCCCCTGATGCTG GAAATATCTCAAGCTTTGAGCAACAGAATCAATATGAAAGGAGTTGCTATACCAGTAAT GAGGCACTATTTGAAAATGGTTCATCTTTGCAGTTTAGCCCTTTATCAGGAGATATATATTCTGCACAAAACAATTCATTACGAAACTTTTCTGATCTAGTTGCTGGAAATAATTCTGATCATTTCAGTATTTCAAGCAATGTTTACTCTAAGATTGTGGATGGTCAATTAAATCCTTGTTTGCGGAGAAATAGCTCTAAACCTGTCACTAGTGACTCTATAGACACTATAAACAAAGATGGTCTGCAAAGTGAGGATAGTTTTGGAAGATGGATGACCTCTGTCATGACTGATTCTCCAGATTCAGTGTTGACAGGTGACCAGAATCAGGATTCTTCTATTTCAACTAATCAGAAAATGTCTACTTCAGTGGATCACTATGAGCCATCATTATGCGAGCAGATATTCAGTATAACGGATATCTCCCCTACATCCGCTCTTACAACTGAAGAAAGCAAG ATTCTAGTTGTTGGATATTTTCATGAAGCGCATTCCCCATTTGGAAAGTCCAACTTACTTCTTGTAATTGGAGATGAGTGTGTTCCAGCAGAACTTGTTCAACCTGGAGTTTACCGTTCTTTTGTTTCACCACACAAGGCTGGATTAGTTGATCTCTATTTAAGCTTCGAAGGCCAGAAGCCTATCAGTCAAGTTGTGAACTTCGAGTATAAATCCCCTCTGACGGAAAAGTTGATCAATTTGTCAGATGATCAACCGAAGTGGGTGGAATTCCAGAATCAAATGCGGCTTGCTCATTTGCTCTTCTCCACATCAAAGAGACTCGGTACATATTCTACGATACTATCACAAAATGCTCTCAAAGAGGCCAAATTGTTTGCTCAGAAAACATCTCATATTGGCAACGACTGGGCATCTTTTTTGAAGCATATAAGGGACAATAGATTATCGTTCCCACAAGCAAaggacaatctatttgagctaACTTTGCAGAATAGACTACGGGAATGGCTATTGGAGAGAATAGCAGAAAGATGTAAAGTCGCTGATTATGATGATCAAGGCCAAGGAGTAATTCATCTGTGTGCTATCCTTGGTTATAAGTGGGCTATATATCAATTTTTGTTATCTGGCTTATCATTGGATTATCGGGACAAATTTGGGTGGACAGCTCTTCATTGGGCTGCATCTTGTGGAAG GGAGGACATGGTTGCAACTCTTTTATCTGTGGGGGCAAAGCCAAATTTGGTCACTGACCCCACTTCGGAAAACCCTGGGGGATGCACAGCAGCTGATCTTGCATCCAAGCATGGTTATGATGGTTTGGCAGCTTATCTTGCAGAAAAGGGATTACTACAACATTTTGCAGACATGACAATAGCTGGAAATGTCAGTGGTTCACTGCAGATCACTGCAACTAATCCTACTAGCCCTGGGATATTTACTGAGGAGGAGTTGCACTTGAAGGATACTTTGGCAGCTTATCGAACAGCTGCAGATGCAGCAGCACGCATTCAGGCTGCATTTAGAGAGCAATCACTTAAGGTGCAAGCCAATGCTGTGAAGTTCTCTAATCCAGAGGATGAAGCACGTAATATAATTGCAGCAATGAAGATACAGCAGGCATACCGAAACCACGGAACACGGAAAAAGATGCTTGCTGCTGTTCAAATCCAACATAGATTCCGCACTTGGAAGATGCGAAGAGATTTTCTCAAACTGCGTCGTCATACTATCAAAATTCAA GCTGCTTACCGGGGTTTCCAAGAGCGTAGACAGTACCGGAAGATAATATTTGCAGTGGGAGTGGTTGAAAAGGCAATTCTACGTTGGCGTATGAAGGGTAAAGGTTTTCGCGGTCTTCAGGTTCCAGGTGAAGCTACCAAAGACCTAGAACAAGAAGGTGAAGTAGAGGAATTCTTTAAAGCTAGCAGGAAACAGGCTGAAGAGCGCATTGAGAGATCTGTTATACGTGTGCAAGCCATGTTTCGTTCCAAGCGAGCTCAAGAAGATTACAGGAGAATGAAACTAGCACATAACAAAGCAACT CTTGAATATGAGGGGCTTCTCAATACGGACACTGAAATGGGTTAA
- the LOC141659104 gene encoding calmodulin-binding transcription activator 6-like isoform X2, with protein sequence MEGSGLLVGSEIHGFHTMEELDIGKVTEEAKSRWLRPNEIHAILCNHKYFTIYVKPVNLPPGGMMVLFDRKMLRNFRKDGHNWKKKKDGKTVKEAHEHLKVGNDEKIHVYYAHGEDNPTFVRRCYWLLDKRLENIVLVHYRDTQESQGSPSTPINSNSCSILSEPSVSQLLSEESDSVVDQVYYASEKAHLDPNESIQDHEFRIHEINTLEWDELVVPENHNQLIAPDAGNISSFEQQNQYERSCYTSNEALFENGSSLQFSPLSGDIYSAQNNSLRNFSDLVAGNNSDHFSISSNVYSKIVDGQLNPCLRRNSSKPVTSDSIDTINKDGLQSEDSFGRWMTSVMTDSPDSVLTGDQNQDSSISTNQKMSTSVDHYEPSLCEQIFSITDISPTSALTTEESKILVVGYFHEAHSPFGKSNLLLVIGDECVPAELVQPGVYRSFVSPHKAGLVDLYLSFEGQKPISQVVNFEYKSPLTEKLINLSDDQPKWVEFQNQMRLAHLLFSTSKRLGTYSTILSQNALKEAKLFAQKTSHIGNDWASFLKHIRDNRLSFPQAKDNLFELTLQNRLREWLLERIAERCKVADYDDQGQGVIHLCAILGYKWAIYQFLLSGLSLDYRDKFGWTALHWAASCGREDMVATLLSVGAKPNLVTDPTSENPGGCTAADLASKHGYDGLAAYLAEKGLLQHFADMTIAGNVSGSLQITATNPTSPGIFTEEELHLKDTLAAYRTAADAAARIQAAFREQSLKVQANAVKFSNPEDEARNIIAAMKIQQAYRNHGTRKKMLAAVQIQHRFRTWKMRRDFLKLRRHTIKIQAAYRGFQERRQYRKIIFAVGVVEKAILRWRMKGKGFRGLQVPGEATKDLEQEGEVEEFFKASRKQAEERIERSVIRVQAMFRSKRAQEDYRRMKLAHNKATLEYEGLLNTDTEMG encoded by the exons ATGGAAGGTTCTGGACTTCTTGTTGGCTCCGAGATTCATGGTTTTCATACCATGGAAG AACTGGATATTGGTAAAGTAACGGAGGAAGCTAAGTCAAGATGGCTTCGACCGAATGAGATTCATGCAATACTTTGTAACCACAAGTATTTCACCATCTATGTTAAGCCAGTAAACCTACCTCCAG GTGGCATGATGGTATTGTTTGACCGCAAGATGCTTAGGAACTTTCGAAAAGATGGGCATAACTGGAAGAAGAAAAAAGATGGAAAGACTGTTAAAGAAGCACATGAACACTTAAAA GTTGGTAATGACGAAAAAATTCATGTATACTATGCACACGGAGAAGATAACCCAACTTTTGTTCGCAGATGCTATTGGCTACTTGATAA GAGATTGGAAAATATTGTACTTGTACACTATCGTGACACTCAAGAG TCACAGGGTTCACCTTCCACACCAATAAACTCCAACTCTTGCTCAATCCTTTCTGAGCCATCTGTTTCTCAGCTTTTGTCAGAAGAATCTGATTCTGTTGTTGATCAAGTATACTATGCAAGCGAAAAAGCACATCTAG ATCCCAACGAGAGCATCCAAGATCATGAATTTAGAATTCACGAAATTAATACGCTCGAATGGGATGAACTTGTGGTACCAGAAAATCACAACCAGTTGATTGCCCCTGATGCTG GAAATATCTCAAGCTTTGAGCAACAGAATCAATATGAAAGGAGTTGCTATACCAGTAAT GAGGCACTATTTGAAAATGGTTCATCTTTGCAGTTTAGCCCTTTATCAGGAGATATATATTCTGCACAAAACAATTCATTACGAAACTTTTCTGATCTAGTTGCTGGAAATAATTCTGATCATTTCAGTATTTCAAGCAATGTTTACTCTAAGATTGTGGATGGTCAATTAAATCCTTGTTTGCGGAGAAATAGCTCTAAACCTGTCACTAGTGACTCTATAGACACTATAAACAAAGATGGTCTGCAAAGTGAGGATAGTTTTGGAAGATGGATGACCTCTGTCATGACTGATTCTCCAGATTCAGTGTTGACAGGTGACCAGAATCAGGATTCTTCTATTTCAACTAATCAGAAAATGTCTACTTCAGTGGATCACTATGAGCCATCATTATGCGAGCAGATATTCAGTATAACGGATATCTCCCCTACATCCGCTCTTACAACTGAAGAAAGCAAG ATTCTAGTTGTTGGATATTTTCATGAAGCGCATTCCCCATTTGGAAAGTCCAACTTACTTCTTGTAATTGGAGATGAGTGTGTTCCAGCAGAACTTGTTCAACCTGGAGTTTACCGTTCTTTTGTTTCACCACACAAGGCTGGATTAGTTGATCTCTATTTAAGCTTCGAAGGCCAGAAGCCTATCAGTCAAGTTGTGAACTTCGAGTATAAATCCCCTCTGACGGAAAAGTTGATCAATTTGTCAGATGATCAACCGAAGTGGGTGGAATTCCAGAATCAAATGCGGCTTGCTCATTTGCTCTTCTCCACATCAAAGAGACTCGGTACATATTCTACGATACTATCACAAAATGCTCTCAAAGAGGCCAAATTGTTTGCTCAGAAAACATCTCATATTGGCAACGACTGGGCATCTTTTTTGAAGCATATAAGGGACAATAGATTATCGTTCCCACAAGCAAaggacaatctatttgagctaACTTTGCAGAATAGACTACGGGAATGGCTATTGGAGAGAATAGCAGAAAGATGTAAAGTCGCTGATTATGATGATCAAGGCCAAGGAGTAATTCATCTGTGTGCTATCCTTGGTTATAAGTGGGCTATATATCAATTTTTGTTATCTGGCTTATCATTGGATTATCGGGACAAATTTGGGTGGACAGCTCTTCATTGGGCTGCATCTTGTGGAAG GGAGGACATGGTTGCAACTCTTTTATCTGTGGGGGCAAAGCCAAATTTGGTCACTGACCCCACTTCGGAAAACCCTGGGGGATGCACAGCAGCTGATCTTGCATCCAAGCATGGTTATGATGGTTTGGCAGCTTATCTTGCAGAAAAGGGATTACTACAACATTTTGCAGACATGACAATAGCTGGAAATGTCAGTGGTTCACTGCAGATCACTGCAACTAATCCTACTAGCCCTGGGATATTTACTGAGGAGGAGTTGCACTTGAAGGATACTTTGGCAGCTTATCGAACAGCTGCAGATGCAGCAGCACGCATTCAGGCTGCATTTAGAGAGCAATCACTTAAGGTGCAAGCCAATGCTGTGAAGTTCTCTAATCCAGAGGATGAAGCACGTAATATAATTGCAGCAATGAAGATACAGCAGGCATACCGAAACCACGGAACACGGAAAAAGATGCTTGCTGCTGTTCAAATCCAACATAGATTCCGCACTTGGAAGATGCGAAGAGATTTTCTCAAACTGCGTCGTCATACTATCAAAATTCAA GCTGCTTACCGGGGTTTCCAAGAGCGTAGACAGTACCGGAAGATAATATTTGCAGTGGGAGTGGTTGAAAAGGCAATTCTACGTTGGCGTATGAAGGGTAAAGGTTTTCGCGGTCTTCAGGTTCCAGGTGAAGCTACCAAAGACCTAGAACAAGAAGGTGAAGTAGAGGAATTCTTTAAAGCTAGCAGGAAACAGGCTGAAGAGCGCATTGAGAGATCTGTTATACGTGTGCAAGCCATGTTTCGTTCCAAGCGAGCTCAAGAAGATTACAGGAGAATGAAACTAGCACATAACAAAGCAACT CTTGAATATGAGGGGCTTCTCAATACGGACACTGAAATGGGTTAA
- the LOC141659105 gene encoding large ribosomal subunit protein eL29z-like, whose amino-acid sequence MAKSKNHTAHNQSHKAHRNGIKKPRKQRNISTRGMDPKFLRNQRYARKHNNKASETASVEE is encoded by the exons ATGGCCAAGTCGAAGAATCACACAGCTCACAATCAGTCACACAAGGCTCACAGGAATGGTATTAAGAAGCCCCGGAAGCAACGTAACATCTCCACCCGCGGC ATGGACCCAAAATTCTTGAGGAACCAGAGGTATGCAAGGAAGCACAACAACAAAGCTTCTGAAACTGCTTCTGTTGAAGAGTGA